TCCTTCACAGTGATAAATTAGCCGTATGCTCAGGGACCAGACAGGCACGAGCTTAACCTCGAGAGTTACAAGGCTCAAAAGCCACAACCACACGCCAACACAAGCCTGAATTTGGTCGTTTTCTTCCTCGGAAGGGAACCCGTTGCGAACCTATTGCTATCAGAGTACACAAGTCAAGTGGGATTCCCAAATTAAAGAGTAATGCACTTGGGAGAATCATGTATTACAGGGAAATGTTTCATGGCGCAGGAGAAAGCCCATAGGGCATCGTCAGGGCAATGTATGACACGGCCACTTCCAAAGTACTGCTCACTTCGATTTGCACAAGGGCTACTGGACCGACAGCCAACCAGAGGACACCACTGATACATGACTAAGTAGTACAAAGTGCTATAGAAAAAGACAAGTAAACTGTAGGCCTAACAAGAGCCTAAAGCAGATTGGGCATGGGGTGGCCCCTGCTGGCGAAACCTTGGAACTGTCCCTCGTCAAATCATCTGGAATGTTAAGGAGTGACTGGACAAGACCAAGCTGCGTGTTGGAGGAAAAACACTCCCCTAACGCAAATTAAAATTCAGAAAGAGCACTAAGTATTTAATAGAAACCAATAAGTTGCAGACTCGGCTCATTAAATTTAGCAGCTAACACATGGTTCTGTTTCTTTAACAAATCAGACCATGTAGTCGAGGTAATATTCATCCCAAGAGAGCATTCAAACGTCCAATGCCTGTCAGTCTGCAAACTGGAATGTTTAGATTGACAACTGATTCAGCCCACAAGTGGCCAATAACCACTTTCCCTGCTCTAAATGGCATGCTTGAGTGGCCAAATATGCACAGTGATTCAAAGTTTTTCATTAGCCATGACTAAATGCAGTGTTTTGCTCTGACCGTGCTCGAGGCCCACTAATACAACGACAAAGAATTCCAACTCACAACCTGAACTGACCGGTAACTTTGGTAGCGCGAGGGAAAAGGAATAGGTTAGCTTTCTCATCACCTGCCTCAATGCAGACTAACCACAGCTGTTGTCCAAGAGCAATACAACAAAAACTTCACAAGAACCCAAACTAGTTTAGCAGTGAGAGAAACAAGATCATGCTTTCAGGGAGTTTGTGGCATTCTAACTATTTGTACAGGGGGGGGTGGGGGTCTAGTAAAATACTATGCATATCGAGCCACTGCTCACATTATATTAGGAGGTTTTTGTAACAAAAATCTTGAAaccctttattttttatttctaccaagaaaaatacaaaacattatAAGGCGTAAGTAAGTGTTTTATTTGAGAAGCTGTTACAGTGCAGTTGATCCTCAAAGCCACAGCCTTCACTGCTGCTTGCACTCGGCTGGGGGATTTGCGTCCTTCTGCAAGAGACCAAAAGAGAGGACGTTAGAGCTGAACTGAGAactgaacatacacacacaccaggtttATGCTTCAGACATTTTTCTATGTCCATTTGAGACAAACATTGACAGGGTATAGGGCAATGCCATCCTGGCACTTAGGCTAGAGATTCCTGAACAGGGACCCAATAACAATCCATACTAGTATGTTCTTAAAGTATGCCACTGGAAATAAAAGGCAATGTGCTTGGCACCCATACCACCCAAATTCAGGTCCAAGACACCAATGGAGATGGGAGTGTATATTCAAAATTTAAatgacattttaaaatgtataatAACTACTTTGAGAGCCTTCACTACTGCTGCATAGAACCTCCATAGTGTAAATGCACTAACCCATAGTGTTCATAACAGTGATGGGAGGGGGGTTGCACCACTGATGTCCTACAGACGCCTTTCTTTCACAGGGGAGGGAAAACTAATCAAGTCTATTGGCAGCAATGCAGGGAGAGGGCCATAAACAGACCTACAGGGGTCAACAGCTCTCCAGGTCAGAGGGGTGAAGCTGAACTTCAACTGTAGTCAAACTTTCACTTAGTCGTGCATCGATGTCAGTGGGAGACCAAGTGAAAATACAACTGAAGTGGAAGTTTGGATTCACCCCACGCAAACAATTCAGGCATGTCCAATGGGAGAAAGACAATTAACAAGCATCCTTCCAGATGTAGACTACAGTCTCTGGAGTACAAAAGTGAAGAATGAGAGAATGAACAGAGCGATGGCTTAAGACTCAAAAACATAAAAATCCACAAAACAGGTGTGGCAAACAATCTATTCTTCTCCAAACAAATGTAAATATTGTGTTTCACAAAATATTTTGTACAAAGACAAATAGGGTCAAATTGGAGGAAAGTTTAACTAGCTTCAACATACAGAAGAGAACTCAAACGCATCACCCACTACAGTTAAAGGGAAAAAGAAAAAAGCCACTATGTTAGTTGTAAGTGCAGGTGGAAGGGGGGGGTGCAAGGAGATTGAGGAATGGTGTCAAAATGAAAAGGTGCAGGAGGGAGGCGGGGTGCGGTAAGCTGACAATTCACAAGCTGTACCTACCAGGAGAGGGTTATTTTCTACAGACATCACTTAAACCTAGTGAGGAAAAATTTAAAGAGTATAGCTGACAAAAGGTGCCAAGTGATTGGAGATGAACATTAATGAATTAAAGGCAAAAAATAGGCAGAATACAGAATTCAAGAGGCTTTATACAGCAAAGAGAAGGAGTACTGTTCCCATTCACCCAAACAAAATCAAATGAAGCTTTGGCATGCAGAGCTATGACACTAAAAGTCAAAACCTGAATAGATTTAATATCCGATTTCAATTTCCATGCAGTCTCAGTTTAGCAAGGATGTAGACAGCAAGTAGAAACATGCTTTCAAGGCATTCCATTGAAAAGAAAATGTGGACAAAACATTCCCCATGACCAGACGCTCACAAAAGGGTATTTGATTAGGTTCTTGAAGTGATATTTTGAGACCATTTAGAAATACCACTTTTTACTATCACTCATTCTAGAAGTTTCCAGGACACAGAATGAGACGAGTCCTGGACTAACACCTCGATCACACCGATAGAGTCATTGAGCAAAATGTTATGCAGCATCATTTTGAtctgcaacaaaagttcaacattcaccttctgctaccagtTCTGTCAATCTAACATAAATTCCATAAATCCAACGCCAAAAGAAAGCAGTGCTGCAAGGCCAATGCAGCGTGCCACTGGAAATAAAATGTACTTTGGTGTACCAAAACACAAATGTAGACTGCTTTATAGTCCAGGACAAGGCTTAATGTGTGCCTGGAAATCCAGCCCTTACACTAGAGGCAAGGGGACAGGGAAACGGTTCCGAAGGCTGTGTGTTCTGAGGCGACGTGGGATGCAGTAGTATATAGACAGAAAAATCCATCATGGCGGCTGGTGTTCATGATGCATTTGGAGTAGCGGTACACATTCTGTTCTGTATGTTGAAATCTGATACTTCTGACCATTGGTCTCACATTAGGTCAAGACAACATCAACAGTAAGCTCTCCCACCCACCTTGGGGTCATAGTCAGGgtcattctcctcctctccctcctcctcaccctcctagGAGAACACAAGAGGAAACTTAAACACTGAGACAGACAAACTAGCTAAGGTCCATAACAGGAGTGGGTTAGTGAGGACCATGGCTAAGGTCCATAACAGGAGTGGGTTAGTGAGGACCATGGCTAAGGTCCATAACAGGAGTGGGTTAGTGGGACCATGGCTAAGGTCCATAACAGGAGGACCATGGCTAAGGTCCATAACAGGAGTGGGTTAGTGAGGACCATGGCTAAGGTCCATAACAGGAGTCCCATGGCTAAGGTCCATAACAGGAGTGGGTTAGTCCATAACAGAGGACCATGGCTAAGGTCCATAACAGGAGTGGGTTAGTGAGGACCATGGCTAAGGTCCATAACAGGAGTGGGTTAGTGAGGACCATGGCTAAGGTCCATAACAGAAGTGGGTTAAGGACCATGGCTAAGGTCCATAACAGGAGTGGGTTAGTGAGGACCATGGCTAAGGTCCATAACAGGAGTGGGTTAGTGAGGACCATGGCTAAGGTCCATAACAGGAGTGGGTTAGTGAGGGCTAAGGTCCATAACAGGCCATGGCTAGGTCCATAACAGGAGTGGGTTAGTGAGGACCATGGCTAAGGTCCATAACAGGAGTGGGTTAGTGAGGACCATGGCTAAGGTCCATAACAGGAGTGGGTTAGTGAGGACCAGGTGAAGAGACCTAGCTATCTAAGGCCTTACCTCGtcatcagcctcctctccctcctcatcgtACTGCAACAAGAGGGGACACCAGTGTTAGGGGAACACATGTGAAGGCCAGTGGCTTGGTTCAGAGGTCTAGGACAGGGATGAGGCCATTACACACAGGCTGTGGTGGGTACTCacatcatcatcgtcatcctcGATGGCCTCCCCGTGAAGTACAGCACAGCCCTGGGGACGATACGCTCGCGGATGAAGTGGCCGATCTCAAAGTCAGCGGCGAGGACAGCCTCAGAGTCCTCGTCCTAGAGGGGCAAGAGTCACCGGCACGCCAGTCAGAGCTATGAGACTCACCATTCGGCCACACCAACTTTAATCGAAAGACCACACTGCACCAGTGGTTGAGTTGGAACACAGCCACAATGTTCTGCTTGAGTTCCAGCAAAATGATATCGTATAAAGAGAAATACTGAGTTAAGGCAAAAAATAATATCTGACTTCACCTCCACTTCAAGCACTGCACTAAACTACAGGAAGCATTACTTACCAGATCTCCACTTTCAGGGACATCAGGCGGGGTGAAGAAGTTGAAGAAAGAGTCGTTGGGGACTGTCTTGGTGACCGTCCTGACTGTGCCACGCCCCTTGTGCTTCTGCTTCTTCTTGATAGTCTTCAGGGTGATGTTCTTGCCCTTCGTCCAGTCGATCGTACAACTGCGGGCGAGAGCGGTGGACACCAGGGTTACCAGGTGACCAGACGCAGGACTAAACACGCCAACCAATGACTAGAGTGTAGATGTTGCTTTGAGCCCTAAAGGTTAAGATAAGCCAAAGGTTTTAATAGAACCCCGTCAACATGCTGCATTGTTAGAAAGGACCACTTCTTTTGACAAACGGGTCATTCCTCACCCATGTCTTGGTGTTAAAATAGAAGGTAGTCTGTTGTAACTGACCAAACAAGCAGACAACAGAAGGGTGTATAAACCTGAGTATCTTATTTTAATTTAAAAGGAGAGAATTTTTAATAAACTCCATCTGACATGACCCTTACACCCCTCATGAAACAAACAACGTTAGTGCCTGCAATGACTGTCCCAGAGCTGAAATAACCAAGAGACACGGACAAGACTCTCAGCTTTGGATCTCTAGTTTGATCTAGCATCCTTCCTTGTCCCAGAGGCTACGATGAGCAACTAGGGGGTTTACTAAGGATGCGCCGTAGGATTAAGAATCCTAAttgaataggatctctatgggacAACAAGGAGCAGTTTGACGGAGCGTCTTACCCTGTGCAGCCCATGATCTCAGGCCCGTCGAAGGAGAAGGGGTCGTTCTCATCAGGCTCAGACCTCATCTTGTAGGTTTTTGTCAACAAAGTGTTTGTGAAGAACTCATTGGGCTCAAAGTTGAATTCTAAAGAAAAGCtctggagagagaaaaatagcaaGAAAGAGTTTAATATTGGGAACACCCAAGATTCATTGGCTTTCAATAGATTGATAGAACGGTAGAGAACTGCATCAGCAGAGCAGTGCACAGACCTACCATGGGCTGGCCAGGGTCCGAGAATTTGACTTTGATATCTTGTAAGTGCTTGAGGATGGGTTCATCATGTTCCTGTAAAACATGAACAGCAGCTTGAACATTGGTCTGGTATCTAGACAGAAACACCTTACCGTTGTACTGCTCTTTCTAGCACCAACACCAACTTCTCTTTTCTTACGAGCACCGATTTAGCCGACAGCCGTTTCATTGAGGAACGTTTAACTTCCAATACCTGTGATGTGGTCTCACCTACCTCAAATAGACTAAGTCGCTCTGATAAGAGTGGCAATTAaaatcagtgtttcccaacttcagcccccccccaaaacagCATCTTCTTGCTGTAGTCCAGGACAAAGTCACCTGCTTCAACTCATTCAGGGCTTGTCCAGGACTATAATGTATATGTGCTGTATGTATACACCATCTATTTTTAGGGGTGAAATTGCCTCATCAAGCCTGTAGGTGGTGATGAAGCCTCATCTTTAGGGAGCAGCAGCTGTCTGCTGACCTActttcctctactgctctctagtCTCTTTTCCTGCTGAcagtcctccactccctccaacACTCTGCCCGCCTACCTGCAGCATGTCGCTAAGCAGGTCGACGTTCTTGAAAACCGTTAGCCAGAACTCG
The genomic region above belongs to Oncorhynchus masou masou isolate Uvic2021 chromosome 27, UVic_Omas_1.1, whole genome shotgun sequence and contains:
- the LOC135515610 gene encoding LOW QUALITY PROTEIN: nucleosome assembly protein 1-like 1 (The sequence of the model RefSeq protein was modified relative to this genomic sequence to represent the inferred CDS: inserted 1 base in 1 codon): MADMDNKDQAELDPADLEDVEDVEEEETGEDVNSKARQLTVQMMQNPQILAALQERLDGLVGSPSGYMESLPKVVKRRVNALKNLQVKCAHIEAKFYEEVHELERKYAALYQPLFDKRSDIVKAAYEPTEEECEWKADEEEELTEEMKEKAKVEEEKKDEEKEDPKGVPEFWLTVFKNVDLLSDMLQEHDEPILKHLQDIKVKFSDPGQPMSFSLEFNFEPNEFFTNTLLTKTYKMRSEPDENDPFSFDGPEIMGCTGCTIDWTKGKNITLKTIKKKQKHKGRGTVRTVTKTVPNDSFFNFFTPPDVPESGDLDEDSEAVLAADFEIGHFIRERIVPRAVLYFXGEAIEDDDDDYDEEGEEADDEEGEEEGEEENDPDYDPKKDANPPAECKQQ